The Pieris rapae chromosome 16, ilPieRapa1.1, whole genome shotgun sequence genome includes a region encoding these proteins:
- the LOC111003226 gene encoding uncharacterized protein LOC111003226, with product MLQLLEDHKYPLLGPHLRLLKFTGLWHPVLDQVARLKLLLFCVTTAFFFSQYIKCMLFLNIDSIKLILQYIPFHIGIVKACFFQKNYANWAHLIESISEIERHQMLQKDINIHIKNYIHRSRRVTFFFWALALFSNFSIFTEPYRKNQVGNGTDSYLYLFDGYTPFDRVPPGYYCSMFVQTVLGHVVSAYVVGWDMCVVSIMIFFAGQLKIFRIYNMKIFCSKNDAISFKNVANSHAFYMKLVEYHKLFNSLISTVMFIYLIVISVNLGVCIIQIVVIQNDLGAFLSACLYIVACLIQLLLFYWYSNEVTHESQLLSYSLFESGWYYAPTILQRNIALLAETSNRRLVFKAGPYYEMSLATFVSILRTSYSFYTLLNETN from the exons ATGTTACAATTACTGGAAGATCATAAGTACCCCTTGCTTGGGCCACATTTACGCCTTTTGAAATTTACTGGCCTTTGGCATCCAGTCCTTGATCAAGTTGCCCGATTAAAGTTACTACTGTTTTGTGTCACAACAGCATTCTTCTTCAGTCAATACATCAAATGCATGTTATTTCTCAATATCGATTCGATAAAGctcatattacaatatatccCATTTCATATAGGCATTGTCAAAGCATGCTTCTTTCAGAAAAACTACGCTAACTGGGCTCATTTGATTGAATCTATATCGGAGATAGAAAGGCATCAAATGCTTCAAAAGGACATCaacattcatattaaaaactatattcacCGCAGCCGTAGAGTAACATTCTTTTTTTGGGCGCTCGCACTTTTTTCCAACTTTAGTATTTTCACAGAACCGTATCGGAAAAATCAAGTTGGAAATGGTACAGACAGTTATTTGTACCTATTCGACGGGTACACACCGTTTGATCGTGTTCCACCAGGCTATTACTGCTCAATGTTCGTTCAAACTGTTCTTGGACATGTTGTAAGTGCTTATGTCGTGGGATGGGACATGTGCGTCGTATCTATTATGATATTCTTTGCCGGACAATTGAAGATATTTCGAATTTATAACATGAAGATCTTTTGTTCCAAAAACGATGCGATTTCTTTTAAGAATGTTGCTAACAGTCACGCATTTTATATGAAGCTTGTAGa gtatcataaactatttaattctttaatatcGACAgtgatgtttatttatttgatcgtAATTTCTGTGAATTTAGGAGTGTGTATTATACAAATAGTTGTG atacaaAACGACTTAGGCGCCTTTCTGTCTGCTTGTTTGTACATTGTCGCCTGTTTAATTCAGTTACTTCTTTTCTATTGGTACAGCAATGAAGTAACTCACgag AGTCAGTTACTATCGTACAGCTTATTTGAAAGCGGCTGGTATTATGCACCGACAATTCTTCAAAGGAACATCGCATTACTGGCGGAAACTTCAAACAGGAGGCTTGTTTTTAAAGCTGGTCCGTATTATGAAATGTCACTTGCAACTTTTGTGAGc attctTCGTACGAGTTACAGTTTCTACACACTActtaatgaaacaaattag
- the LOC111003180 gene encoding signal recognition particle subunit SRP72: MSANKESNLVQAYIELNKFCQSSDYERALKAAGKILQIAPTEQKAFHCKIVCYIQLHNFKEALVHLNNPKHAVLAAELQFEKAYAQYRLNLPKDALQTVDSAPELTPALKELRAQILYRLEQYQDCYNLYRDIVKNTTDDYEDERKANMSAVVANLGAINPNADLPQFEETTYELSYNVGTTLAMRGKYSESLPILKKAEQACSESVLEDGGTEEEAKEEAAIIRVQQAYCLQQSGKEKEAATIYHNVLKEKPSDQALIAIASNNLVVINRDSNVFDSRKRMKAATQEGLEHKLNSRQRAKIIYNQAILAIYSNQPDFCKQCCVKLTREFNEEKQAILIEASSLVKDGKSQQALNLLLKYGDTLTLAAAQVLLAQGDRKAAIKLLEESAFKFRPAVIGVLCTLLTADNEYEKASNLFTEVYEHYKNDDEQVKALRNVWRAAAEAHSRAGNATAAAQAHETLVRAAPGDKRTLARLVKALIHEPERARKLAANLPPITKLEGKIDIDALESSKWMMGAKIVKKTVQSKQEQSPGTPGSELGQKKKAKRKRKTKLPPSADLSRPPDPERWLPKYERTAYRKRRGIRRDVIKGSQGMTTNAVDQYDMSKQTPSVATAAKSPRVEVKSSESAWQRKQQQKKKGKGRKW, translated from the exons ATGTCTGCCAACAAGGAAAGTAACCTTGTTCAGgcttatattgaattaaataaattttgtcaaaGTAGTGACTATGAAAGAGCATTAAAAGCTGCAGGGAAAA ttcTGCAAATTGCACCAACGGAGCAGAAAGCGTTTCACTGTAAAATAGTTTGTTATATACAACTTCATAACTTTAAGGAAGCCTTAGTGCACCTAAACAACCCAAAACATGCAGTCCTAGCTGCTGAATTACAATTTGAGAAGGCATATGCTCAATACAGACTCAATCTGCCAAAAGATGCACTACAAACAGTTGATAGTGCTCCAGAGCTAACACCAGCTCTTAAGGAACTGAg ggCTCAAATATTGTATCGCCTTGAACAGTACCAAGACTGTTACAATCTTTATAGAGATATAGTGAAGAACACCACTGATGATTATGAAGATGAAAGGAAAGCAAATATGTCTGCTGTTGTTGCAAATTTGGGTGCAATTAATCCC AATGCTGATCTTCCACAATTTGAAGAAACAACATATGAGCTCTCTTATAATGTGGGCACAACATTGGCAATGCGTGGAAAGTATAGTGAGTCATTACCCATTCTGAAAAAGGCTGAGCAAGCCTGCTCGGAAAGTGTTCTTGAAGATGGTGGTACTGAAGAAGAGGCTAAAGAAGAAGCCGCCATTATAAG AGTCCAACAGGCATATTGCCTTCAACAAAGCggtaaagaaaaagaagcTGCCACCATTTACCATAATGTTCTTAAGGAGAAACCAAGTGATCAGGCACTTATTGCCATAGCTAGTAACAACTTGGTGGTTATCAATCG GGACTCCAATGTATTTGATTCCCGTAAGAGAATGAAGGCGGCAACTCAAGAAGGCTTGGAGCACAAACTTAACTCTAGACAACGAGCAAAGATCATCTATAACCAAGCCATTTTGGCTATTTATTCTAACCAg CCGGACTTCTGCAAGCAATGTTGTGTTAAACTAACCCGTGAGTTTAATGAAGAGAAACAAGCTATACTCATTGAAGCCTCGTCATTGGTCAAGGATGGAAAGAGTCAACAAGCGTTGAATTTGTTACTGAAGTATGGAGATACCCTCACTTTGGCAGCCGCTCAAGTTTTGTTAGCTCAG GGTGACCGCAAAGCAGCTATCAAGTTATTAGAAGAAAGTGCCTTCAAATTTCGTCCTGCCGTTATTGGTGTGCTCTGTACTTTGCTCACAGCAGACAACGAGTATGAGAAAGCTTCTAATCTCTTCACTGAAGTCTATGAACACTATAAGAATGATGACGAG CAAGTGAAAGCCCTTCGTAACGTATGGCGCGCGGCAGCTGAGGCCCACTCACGCGCCGGCAACGCAACCGCGGCTGCGCAGGCGCACGAGACCCTCGTGCGTGCGGCGCCGGGTGATAAGCGTACTCTAGCGAGGCTGGTCAAGGCGCTTATACACGAACCGGAAAGGGCGCGAAAACTTGCAGCCAATCTGCCGCCCATTACTAAGTTAGAG GGCAAGATTGATATAGATGCGCTGGAGTCCTCCAAATGGATGATGGGTGCTAAAATCGTCAAGAAAACAGTGCAAAGTAAACAGGAACAGTCGCCTGg AACGCCCGGTTCGGAGTTGGGCCAAAAGAAGAAAGCTAAACGGAAGCGTAAGACAAAACTTCCACCTTCCGCTGACCTTTCAAGACCGCCTGATCCAGAaag ATGGTTGCCGAAGTACGAGCGTACAGCTTATCGGAAACGACGTGGTATTCGACGTGACGTCATCAAGGGTAGTCAAGGGATGACTACCAACGCTGTTGATCAGTA TGATATGAGTAAACAGACTCCAAGTGTAGCAACTGCTGCCAAAAGTCCACGCGTTGAAGTCAAGTCGAGTGAAAGTGCTTGGCAAAGGAAACAACAGCAGAAGAAAAAAGGCAAAGGCCGCAAGTGGTAA
- the LOC111003224 gene encoding probable rRNA-processing protein EBP2 homolog — MTTSDFVLNDSDSEIDSDEELQEAFAKGLLKPGLNEEIERVEKKYANNVADLKTKLKEFQLKLPWVETLDLVTTVAPMAPDVALQIQQTAIRRKNLQENSKGKQVYDPTNDPVLNEFKRENLIHRQAQSAVLDGIKRLKDLNIPTRRPDDFFAEMAKTDEHMQKVRKNLMAKQAAQARVEKVRQLRDQKKMAKRVQIDTKLKQAADKRQMLEQLKRVRKGKSTDLDFLDDNKGKGKKGNVKNKVNKRRVMKDEKFGFGGKKKGSKLNTRESSSQMDGFNSSAKKKPFNFKSKQFTPNNKKKNQRPGKSKRKNAKR, encoded by the exons ATGACCacaagcgactttgttttaaatgacaGTGATAGCGAAATTGATTCTGATGAGGAg TTACAAGAAGCATTCGCAAAGGGTTTATTGAAACCTGGGCTAAATGAAGAAATTGAGAGGGTAGAAAAAAAGTATGCAAATAACGTAgctgatttaaaaacaaaacttaaggAATTTCAGCTGAAATTACCATGGGTTGAGACGTTAGATTTGGTTACAACTGTTGCTCCCATGGCTCCTGATGTGGCACTACAAATTCAACAGACAGCAATACGGCGAAA AAATCTTCAAGAGAACAGTAAAGGTAAACAGGTATATGACCCAACTAATGATCCAGTTTTGAATGAATTTAAGCGTGAGAATCTTATACATCGTCAAGCCCAATCTGCTGTGTTGGATGGTATTAAACGACTAAAGGATCTTAACATACCTACTAGAAG gCCTGATGACTTTTTTGCGGAGATGGCTAAAACAGATGAGCACATGCAGAAGGTTAGAAAGAACCTCATGGCCAAGCAGGCGGCACAAGCAAGAGTAGAGAAAGTGAGACAACTAAGAGATCAGAAAAAGATGGCCAAAAGAGTCCAG aTTGATACAAAACTGAAGCAAGCAGCAGATAAAAGACAAATGTTGGAACAATTAAAACGCGTCAGAAAGGGCAAGTCAACTGATTTAGACTTCTTAGATGACAATAAAGGAAAAGGCAAGAAAGGCaatgttaaaaacaaagttaataAGAGAAGAGTGATGAAAGACGAAAAGTTTGGTTTTGGTGGAAAGAAGAAgggttcaaaattaaatacccgAGAATCATCAAGCCAAATGGATGGCTTTAATAGTTCTGCAAAGAAAAAAccattcaattttaaatctaaacaatTTACACCCAATAACAAGAAGAAGAACCAGAGGCCTGGCAAATCTAAAAGGAAGAATGCCAAGAGATAA